From Polaribacter haliotis:
TTGTTTTTGCGCTTCTCTGTTGTTGTCTGTCGCTTTTTTAATGAGCGACTTTTCGTTATGCAGTTTAATAATTTTCAAGCCTCTTGGTTGCGTTTTTATTGCCTTACAAATATATAGACTACCAAAGTTTAAAAAAGGTTGCTTGGTGGAAAAAAGTTTTTTTTGGAGATGCTTTCAGCAAGACAAACTAGGTGAATAAAAAATAATCCACAGAGTTAAACAAAGGAAACTCAAAGTTTCACAAAGATAAACGCAAGAGTGTTTCTTCCCTTTGGGAAGATTAAGATGGACTTTTTTTTATAACTTCAAACTCCTCCTACTCTTCTCCAACTCTTCTTCAAATAATTCTTTAGTAACTTTTGTTTTATAAAAAGGAACAATTTCTTTTAACTTCTCTTTTCCTTTTTTAGAATTCACCAATTCTGGAAAAGCTTTTTCAATAACGTTTAACATTATTGAAGTTGCAGTGGAAGCTCCAGGAGAAGCGCCTAACAAACAAGTAATACTGCCATCTTTGCTAGAAATTACTTCTGTTCCGAATTGTAATTTTCCACCTTCAAATTCGTCTTTTTTAATAATTTGAACTCTTTGTCCTGCCAACATTACTTCCCAATCTTCACTTTTTGCATTTTTTACGAATTTTCGAAGAGAATTCATTCTGTCTTCTTTATCCATCATTACTTGTTCTACTAAATATTTTGTGAGCGGTAAATTGTGCCAAAAAGCGCCTAACATCGAAGGAATATTATCATATTTAATAGATTTAAACAAATCTAAATTAGAACCTTCTTTTAAGAATTTCGGGCTAAAACCTGCAAAAGGACCGAACATTAATTGTCTTTTTCCATCTATATAACGAGTATCTAAATGTGGTGTAGACATTGGTGGATCTCCAATTCCTGCTTTCGAATACACTTTTGCATTGTGTTGTTTTATAATTTTTTCATTTGTGCAAACCAACCATTCTCCACTTACAGGAAAACCTCCATAACCTTCTTTTTCGTTAATTTCTACTTTCTGTAACAACAACAAACTTCCTCCTCCTGCTCCAATAAAAACATGTTCTGCTTCTAATTGATGTTTCTCTTTCGTTTTTAAATTGGTTACTTCAACAGTCCAATCTAAATCTGTATCAGGATCTATATCTTCCACTTCCATGTTGCAATGAACTGGAGTATCGAATTCTGTTTTTAAAATATGGAATAATTTCTCTGTTAAGATACCATAATTCATTTCTGTTCCACGATTAATTCTAGAAGCTGCCATAATTTCATTTTCTGTTCTATCGTTTGCAATTAAAGGAAACCATTCTTTCATTTTACTGATTTCTCTTGTAAACTCAATAGAATCGAACATAAAATGGTCTTTCATTTCTTTGAATCGATTTTCTAAATAATTAGCATTTTCTTTACCTAACACCCAACTATGATGTTTTACAGAAGCTATAAATTCATCTGGATTTTCAATCAAACCTTTGTCCGTTAAATAACTCCAAAATTGTTTTGAAATTTCATATTGTGTACAAATATCCACTGCTTTTTTAATAGAAATTTCTCCATCTTTTTCTGGACAATAATTCAATTCACACAAAGCTGAATGCCCTGTTCCTGCATTATTCCAAGCAGCAGAACTTTCCTGAGCAACTTTATCTAATCTTTCTAAAATTAAAATATTGGTTTTTGGCTCTAATAATTTAGTAATTAAGGCCAAAGTTGCACTCATTATACCACCACCCACACATATTAAATCGTATTCTTTTTTGAATTCCATAAAATGAATTTATATTTGATAAATATAGCCATAACAATTAATTTTAAGGTCTATTTTTGGCATAGAATTTGAGGATTAATCATAATTCTCTCAACCAAAACTATGAAAAATAAATTACTCCTAATTATTTTATTTATTCCTTTTGTTTTATTCTCTCAATCGGAAATTTCAAACAATTTAAAGACTATTTCTGGCTTTATAAATTACAAAAACAAAACCCTTCCAGGAGCTCAAGTAAAAGTAAAAAACACGAATAGAAATACCAAAACCAACTTTAAAGGTTTTTATAAAATAAAAGCAAAAGCAGGAGAAACTTTAATTTTTAATTATATAGGTTTAGAGGAAAAAACAATTTTAATTGAAGACGTTACATCTACTCTTAATATAGATTTAAAAATTAAAAATGATATTCCAAAATTAAATATAAATAAAGATTTAAAATTAAGTGGTAGCACAATTGGTGGTTTACAAAGAGAATTCGAAGTAATTACTTTCGATGTAAAATATATAAATAAATACGCTCCTACAATTACAGAAGCTATTCTAGAAAAAGTTCCTTTTTTTTTTACCAAACAAAATAAGTTTGGTGAAAACCTAATTTACCTAAAAGGAAAAGAATTACAAGGTCCAGTTCTTTGGGAAATAGATGGTATTGGTTATGATATTCCTTTTCCAATATTTATGTATGAAATAAAAACTATTTTAATTCTAAACCCTAAAGGAAGTTCATGTGTTATTAAAGTAGGTACAAATATTAATTATAATAAGGTTAAAGATTTAGACTATAATAATTATTACTTTTCTAATGAAGATTATTATAATTATGATGCCATTCCATATGAAAATCAAAAAATATACGAACCAGAATATTTGGATGGTTTTAAAAATATTTCTAACCCAAATGAAGCATTAAAAACATATATAAATCAATATTCAGAAAATAAAAACAAAATTAATTATCATTTTAATGTTCTAAATTACTTTCAAAAAAATTATAAAGACAAGAATATTTTATTAAAAGTACTTTCTGATTATGAGAAAATTGTAACCCATAATCCTGAAGATTTAAAAGGTATCGCTTATAAATATCAAGAACTAAACGAAAATAAAAAAGCGTTAGCACTATATAGAAAAATTGCAAATATTAGACCTAATTACGCACAATCTTACAGAGATTTAGCGAATTCGTTTTATGATTTAAAGAATTACAAAAACTTTTGGTTTATTTATAATAATTATTTTAACAAAGGATTTAAAATCGAAGATAACGATATAGGAGATATTATAACCTCGGAAATAATTTCTAATTATAAGAATGATGAAAAAAATAATCATAAGTATCAAAGAATTAAAATAAATAATCCAACAAAAATTACAGAAGCGGATGTAAGATTGGTTTTTGAATGGAATACTTCTGAAGCAGAATTTCTTCTCGATTTTGTAAATCCGTATTTGTTAACTTACAAAGCTGAAAACTCAATAGAAGAATATAACCAACTAATTTTAGATCAAAAAAAGAAAGGATACACTTCTAAAGAAGTAATTATTGAAAATTTAATGAAAGGAGATTGGTTTGTAAATTTTACTTATTTAGGAAATAAACACTATAAACCAACGATTTTAAAAGTAACAAGCTATTACAATTGGGGAAAACCGAACCAAACTAAAAAAATAAATGTTTTTGAATTTACTGTTGAAAATGTAAAAACACAATTATTAAAATTGGAAGGGAAATAGAGTAATTTTGCTTACTGCAAACTTATCTATTAAAAGTTGCAAACTATATTAATAAGCATCCACATCTACAATAAAACGAATTGGCCTGAAATCTTTAACCGCTTCAAACGTATTTCTAATCTTGGTTACTTGCGCTTTTGTGTTTGTTAAATTTTGTTTTGGCGGAATTTTAATTACTAAATTCTTAATATATTGATTCCTAATTCTTGAAACTGCAGGCGCAGTTGGCCCTAAAACATGTTCGCCAAAAGAATTATATAATGCTTTAAAAAGCCAATTGATTCCACTATCAACTTTGTTGTAATCTTTATGCTTTAAAGTGATTTTTATCAATCTGTAAAAAGGTGGATATTTATATTGCCAGCGTTCTTGCAACTGCTCTTTATACATTTCTGTATAATTTGTTGTAGAGACTTGTTGCAATATTTGATGATAAGGATTGTAGGTCTGAATTGCTACATTTCCTTGTTTTTTACTTCTTCCTGCTCTTCCAGAAACTTGCACCATTAATTGATATGCTCTTTCATGTGCTCTAAAATCTGGGAAATTCAACATAGAATCTGCGTTTAAAATTCCCACCAAAGTAACATTATCGAAATCTAAACCTTTAGACAACATTTGTGTTCCCACCAAAATATCTATTTCTCTTGCTTCAAAAGCGCCAATTATTTTTTGATAACCGAATTTTCCACGAGTTGTGTCTAAATCCATTCTACCGATTTTAAAATCGGGGAATAATTCTTTTAATTCTAACTCTATTTGTTCGGTTCCAAAACCTTTGGTATCTAAAGTATTGCTTCCACAAGATCCGCAAGAATTTGGCATTGCACGTTGGTAATTGCAATAATGACAACGCAATTCGTTTCTGTATTTATGATACGTTAGAGAAACATCGCAATTTGGGCATTGAGGTG
This genomic window contains:
- the mqo gene encoding malate dehydrogenase (quinone), whose amino-acid sequence is MEFKKEYDLICVGGGIMSATLALITKLLEPKTNILILERLDKVAQESSAAWNNAGTGHSALCELNYCPEKDGEISIKKAVDICTQYEISKQFWSYLTDKGLIENPDEFIASVKHHSWVLGKENANYLENRFKEMKDHFMFDSIEFTREISKMKEWFPLIANDRTENEIMAASRINRGTEMNYGILTEKLFHILKTEFDTPVHCNMEVEDIDPDTDLDWTVEVTNLKTKEKHQLEAEHVFIGAGGGSLLLLQKVEINEKEGYGGFPVSGEWLVCTNEKIIKQHNAKVYSKAGIGDPPMSTPHLDTRYIDGKRQLMFGPFAGFSPKFLKEGSNLDLFKSIKYDNIPSMLGAFWHNLPLTKYLVEQVMMDKEDRMNSLRKFVKNAKSEDWEVMLAGQRVQIIKKDEFEGGKLQFGTEVISSKDGSITCLLGASPGASTATSIMLNVIEKAFPELVNSKKGKEKLKEIVPFYKTKVTKELFEEELEKSRRSLKL
- a CDS encoding carboxypeptidase-like regulatory domain-containing protein; translation: MKNKLLLIILFIPFVLFSQSEISNNLKTISGFINYKNKTLPGAQVKVKNTNRNTKTNFKGFYKIKAKAGETLIFNYIGLEEKTILIEDVTSTLNIDLKIKNDIPKLNINKDLKLSGSTIGGLQREFEVITFDVKYINKYAPTITEAILEKVPFFFTKQNKFGENLIYLKGKELQGPVLWEIDGIGYDIPFPIFMYEIKTILILNPKGSSCVIKVGTNINYNKVKDLDYNNYYFSNEDYYNYDAIPYENQKIYEPEYLDGFKNISNPNEALKTYINQYSENKNKINYHFNVLNYFQKNYKDKNILLKVLSDYEKIVTHNPEDLKGIAYKYQELNENKKALALYRKIANIRPNYAQSYRDLANSFYDLKNYKNFWFIYNNYFNKGFKIEDNDIGDIITSEIISNYKNDEKNNHKYQRIKINNPTKITEADVRLVFEWNTSEAEFLLDFVNPYLLTYKAENSIEEYNQLILDQKKKGYTSKEVIIENLMKGDWFVNFTYLGNKHYKPTILKVTSYYNWGKPNQTKKINVFEFTVENVKTQLLKLEGK